In Lotus japonicus ecotype B-129 chromosome 5, LjGifu_v1.2, one genomic interval encodes:
- the LOC130716742 gene encoding DEAD-box ATP-dependent RNA helicase 7 has product MMTKADGEDENGFELVEPRGSREEKKKKKKKKVKMEESLLMEEEVIVKKEDPNAVSKFRISGPLREMLKEKGIVSLFPIQAMTFDTVLDGSDLVGRARTGQGKTLAFVLPILESLTNGPTKASRKTGYGRPPSVIVLLPTRELACQVHADFEVYGGAMGLTSCCLYGGAPYQGQEMKLKRGVDVVIGTPGRIKDHIERGNIDLSQLKFRVLDEADEMLRMGFVEDVELILGKVKNVGQVQTLLFSATLPDWVKQIAAKFLKRDKKTADLVGNTKMKASTSVRHIVLPCTSSARSQLIPDIIRCYSSGGRTIIFTETKESASQLSQLLPGARALHGDIQQAQREVTLSGFRSGKFMTLVATNVAARGLDINDVQLIIQCEPPRDVEAYIHRSGRTGRAGNTGVAVMLYDPRRSSISKIERESGVKFEHVSAPQPDDIAKAVGGEAAEMITQVSDSVIPAFKSAAKELLDNSDLSIVELLAKALAKAVGYTEIKKRSLLTSMENYVTLLLESGRPIFTPSFAYGILRRFLPEEKVEAVQGLTLTADGNGVVFDVPAEDLKTYIDGQENAANVSLEVLKALPRLQQKDQSRGGRFGDGGGRGGDRSWGNRFSGGRGGGGGRNDRFSNGGGRGHSNSNGKRW; this is encoded by the exons ATGATGACGAAAGCTGATGGGGAAGACGAGAATGGTTTTGAGCTGGTTGAGCCTCGAGGTTCaagggaggagaagaagaagaagaagaagaaaaaggtgaaAATGGAAGAGTCTTTGTTGATGGAAGAGGAAGTGATTGTGAAGAAGGAGGATCCTAATGCGGTTTCTAAATTCAGGATATCCGGGCCGTTGAGGGAAATGTTGAAGGAGAAGGGGATTGTGTCGTTGTTTCCCATTCAGGCTATGACTTTTGACACCGTTCTTGATGGTTCTGATTTGGTTGGTCGGGCTCGCACTGGTCAG GGTAAAACTCTGGCCTTTGTGTTGCCCATATTGGAGTCTTTAACAAATGGTCCAACTAAAGCATCGAGAAAGACTGGCTATGGGAGGCCTCCGAGCGTTATTGTGCTTTTACCTACCAGGGAATTGGCTTGTCAG GTGCATGCTGACTTTGAAGTTTATGGTGGGGCAATGGGATTGACTTCTTGTTGTTTATATGGTGGGGCTCCATATCAAGGTCAAGAAATGAAGCTCAAGAGAGGTGTTGATGTTGTGATTGGCACACCAGGCCGCATAAAG GATCATATAGAGAGGGGGAATATTGACCTGAGCCAGCTAAAATTCCGCGTTCTTGATGAAGCAGATGAGATGTTGAGGATGGGTTTTGTTGAAGATGTTGAGCTGATTCTAG GTAAGGTAAAAAATGTTGGTCAAGTTCAGACACTTCTTTTTAGTGCTACTTTGCCAGACTGGGTTAAGCAG ATTGCTGCAAAATTTTTGAAGCGAGATAAGAAAACTGCTGACCTTGTAGGAAATACAAAAATGAAGGCTAGCACAAGTGTTAGGCATATTGTTCTTCCTTGTACTAGTTCTGCCAGGTCCCAGCTTATCCCAGACATTATTCGCTGTTATAGCAG TGGAGGCCGGACAATTATATTTACTGAGACAAAGGAGTCTGCTTCTCAGCTTTCCCAGTTGTTGCCTGGAGCAAGAGCTCTCCATGGTGACATACAGCAGGCACAACGTGAG GTTACATTGTCTGGCTTCAGGTCTGGGAAATTCATGACATTAGTTGCCACAAATGTGGCTGCTCGAGGTCTGGATATTAATGATGTTCAGTTAATAATCCAG TGTGAACCTCCTCGGGATGTAGAAGCCTATATCCATCGTTCTGGTCGCACAGGAAGAGCAG gTAATACTGGAGTTGCTGTTATGCTTTATGATCCAAGAAGGTCAAGTATTTCTAAAATAGAAAGAGAATCGGGTGTAAAATTTGAACATGTGTCTGCTCCTCAACCTGATGACATTGCGAAAGCTGTTGGTGGGGAAGCTGCTGAAATGATTACCCAAGTTTCGGATAG TGTGATTCCTGCATTCAAGTCTGCTGCTAAGGAGCTTTTGGACAACTCTGATTTATCAATAGTTGAACTACTTGCTAAGGCTCTTGCCAAGGCTGTT GGTTATACGGAGATAAAGAAAAGATCACTTCTCACTTCCATGGAAAACTATGTTACATTACTTCTTGAGAGTGGGAGACCTATCTTCACCCCATC TTTTGCGTACGGAATCTTGAGGAGATTCTTGCCTGAAGAGAAGGTTGAGGCTGTGCAAGGTCTTACTCTCACTGCAGATGGAAATGGTGTTGTTTTTGATGTACCAGCTGAAGATTTAAAGACATATATTGATG GTCAGGAAAATGCAGCGAATGTAAGTTTAGAGGTTTTAAAAGCATTGCCGCGTTTACAACAGAAAGATCAATCAAGAGGGGGCAGAtttggagatggtggtggtcgTGGTGGTGATAGAAGTTGGGGGAACAGGTTTTCAGGTggaagaggtggtggtggcggcaggaATGACAGATTTTCCAATGGTGGTGGGAGAGGTCATAGCAACTCAAATGGAAAGAGATGGTGA